The nucleotide window CGAGGATCGTTGTTGGAACATGGTGCTCTTGCGCCTCGTGGTATGCAGCACGCAACAAGTTGTGTGTTGTGCGACCAGTCATAGGAGAGGATGGACTACCTCCTTTCTGGCTACTCTTCTCATGCATGGTCTGGCACAAGCTACTCTCCTGGATCAGGTCCACTGCTAGTGAACCAGATGAGGAGGCGGGCTTTGTGGGTTGGTGGAAAGAAACTTGCCACTCGCTTCCTACCTCGGCTCGGAAGGGCACATCCTCGGTCATCTAGCTGGTGGCTTCGTGCATCTGAAGCATCGTGATGCAATCATCTTCGACGATGCTCGTCTCAGCCTCGACCGTCTCCTCGACACGAAGTCAGAGGCTAGGCAGTGGGCTCTGGCGGGCCTGTCTATGCTTGCGGGTTTGCTCTTAGGGGGAGTTACAACTGGTGTCTAGGGACGTTGTGTTGTGCGTTTGGTGTGGCCTTCCTTGGGCTATTGGGTGTGTCCTTCTTGGGGCTTGTAACGAGTCTTCTCTCTATCAATGCAATAAAATGTATAAGGTTATTTGtgtttcttgaagaagaaaattTGGAACACCTACCTCTTTATACGAGGGGGCAGGTTACAAAGAATCAGTGGCAATGGAGGGCTTGGGAGGAAAACCCTCTACTTCTGTTGGGAAGGTTCCCACCATTCAAGAGCCTTCGGGGATTGAATCTTCCGAGCACTAGTAGGCATTTCAGCGCTTTCCTTGCTCTACAGAACCCTCCAAGCTGGTGCCCATGGCATTTGGGGTTCCTCTCTCTACTACTAAGCGCTTATAGCAGAGTCTTTGAGACGTTGATTGCAGCGTGGACGGGAGCGAGTGTCCCTGGCGGCTGGCGGTGAGCCGGTGAGTGGGTGTGCAGGCATGCATGCGACCCGGCCCGTACCTAATAAATAGCCCGTGGTCATGGGTGGAGTAACTCCAGCAGAGATCGCAATCTttgttgcatgcatgcatttcCCGGCCGGCCAGCCGCGCTCGCAGCAGTTAAAACCTGCCGGCGACCGGCGTGAATCGTCAATGCGGCACTCATTCTCCGCTGGCCGCTACGGACGAGCAGCCAGCCTAACGGTGAACGATGACCATCCATGACTGAGTGACCAGGCTCCGTGGAACCTTCATCCAAGCCCGGGCCTGAATGTCAGCGTCGCCCATGGCCGGATCGAGCTAACTACTAACTCACCCACCAGTAGTATCTATTAACGCTCGAGAGCATGTTCGCTTTGCGCATATCACAGTGCGCACGTACGGCCGCCGTGTATTATTACTCAACGCAGCTGCGCGCAGCGAGCAGCATGCATGCAGGCCGCCCAGCCTTTTGCTCCCCCTGCCTGCCCTTCTACGTGCAGCAATTGAATGGCGCACGCTCCCCCTACGCGGCCTGTGTGGATGCACCGGCTGCCACCCCACGACCAAATGCTCCCATCCGCGGTAGTATAAATCCGCCACCACCTTTGCGATGCTTTAGTCACGACGACGCCTGACCGGCCTGATCAATCCAACGAACGATCTTCTCGCCCACACCACACACGGACGAATGGACATGGAGATGGAGGTGAGTCAAACAAAGCATATGTCGCTGTTGGCCTGGTTCTCTAGCTAGCTCGTGTTGCATCGTTGGGTGCTCATGCGAGTGTGTTACGTTACGTGCCTGTCGAGCAGAGGATGATGGGGTGCCAGATCCCGGCGTTCGGGCTGTGGAACTACTGCAGCGACCTGCCCATCACGCAGTACTTCGACCTCGCCATGCAGGCCAGGCTGCTCAAGCGCCACCGCCGCTGCTGCGACGCCGGCGGCGGCCTCGTGCTCTTCGGCGCCTCGCCGTCTCCACGCAAGCCGCCCCAGATCAAGGTGCGCACACACGATATGCTTTGGGTCTCCAGGCTTGTCATTGTTCGTCACCTTTTAGAATGGAGTCGACTGATTCCCCTGGTGTATTTTTTGGGTGGTCTCGTTCAGGTGATAAGGAGAGAAGTCGGGGAGAAGCAGAGCGACGGCGGCGAGCTGGGCGGCGGCGTGACCGGGAGGGCGGCTGCTGCCGGCGCGACGAAGCGCGTGGCTGCTGCCGGGGCGGTGGACGAGGATCTCTACAAGGTGCCACGGCCGCTCGCCTACCAAAAACCTCGAAAGGTACGTGGGTGTTTATTACAAACCGCCCTGCTCTAGCTTTACTGCCTTGCAACGGTTAACTGTTTGTCCATTTTTTGTTCAGATGAGGAAGGTGGTGTGGAGCTTGTGGATTGGGTGCCTGGGGCTTGACTGCATTGCCTAACAAAACTGGGAGCAGCTTATCATCTTCAAGCTTCATCTGAATAATAGTGTACCATGAAGGCGTTACCTGTTCGATTTGGCTGTACTTCTCTGTTCGCCCCTATTGTCTGGCTCTACAACTAGCTTCCACTTATCAACTGAGTGTTCTATATATAACTCTTTTTAGAAGTTTTCAGTAACACTGTACTATCTGTAACTTGTGTGTGTATTACTACCAAAGGAACATGTCCTGCATTTTGATTTCATGGATGCGAAAATTTGCAATAAAGCTCCCGATGGCTAAAGCCAGCACTTTTGTTCACTTGTTTCCTGATCTTGACAACCAACTTGAACTCGAAATAAACTGAAATCAAGGCTTGAAGATTCCTTGTTCCGATTCGTAAATCCTTGTATGAATTAGAGTTTTTCTTTTAGGTGCATATGAGTTGGCACTAAAAATGAAAGGATCACACTTTAATTTCTGATTTGAAACTATAAAGATTCAAACTGAACTGGAGTTTTAGTTCCCAACTTAAATTAACCAGATTTGAGTTAAACACCCGCTCAGCGTGATGACGGTCATCTTTTGTGAGCCAGACTTACACTTGAGACTTGTCTTTGCACTTGTTTTAATAATATGGCCGCATGCATCACTCTAGGCCGAGGGTTATTCTCCTTCTcagaaaaaataaaaatgatgACCTCCAACGATCATAGTGCCCTTCAATCAGATTACAATTCTCAAGAGTGACGGGCCATGAAAGTTTCCTGCAAATGAAGGCGTTTCTCACAGATGTCTCACCTGGCCCATTTAGACAGGGCATATTCACCCCGTCGTTCAGACGAGATTCTCAAAGCACAAAAAGAGTTGGCGCTTTACACACCAGCAAAACACATCACAGGCACATCGAGCTTGAAATGAACACAGCATCAACATATAGGACCCCTCAACAGATATGGGTGTCAAGCAGTCACGCGTGCAACCAGATCATCTCATGCTTAATTGGAAATATTCCCCAACAGTACCATATTGGCAACAAGATGTACCAATACCAATACATCCCAGCCATTGCGCCTGCCACCGAGATATGAGGATGCAATTTTGCAGcatttttattttttgctttcGCTTTGAAACCACAGAATTGCTCACATATGTCGGCACCTGCCGTGCTCATGAGACAGCTTGTCAGTCTTCGAGAACCATTGCTTCTTGCTGCTGCTGTCGCCGCATTACCCCCTCTGAATTCCTGCTACTTCGTCCATACTGATAGTGGTAGCGCAGCGCTACCGCGGAAACGAAGGCTGCACAAAGAGATGCTGCAGAGTTAAAACTTTACCATGTTTGAATAAAACAACAAATTGTGATATAGAAATCTGCAGTTATGCTTCGGAGCATATGAGCTTGTGCTCAGTTTTAAGGACCAACATAAATGCATCTTTAAATGAGCCAACAAGCTCCAAGAATATCCATGTTACGACCTTTATACCGACAGTAGTAGCAGAGTGCTAGCATTTGAAAGAACGATGCATCAGTTTAGTGGCAATGAGATTCTAGTTGGGACACAGACAAACATTTCCTATTATGTTTTCACTAGCTTTCCTTGCTGAATTCCTCCTTATGATGAAATTAGAATCCGACTAATTTAGCCAGCTTCTGGCAAATACCAAGAACAGGTCATTTAAGAAAAGACAATCAATGAACTTGATGTTGCTTTGTGAATTGTCTACACCGGAAAAATACGAAAACCCGCTATGCTGATTATTGCCCATTATATGTGAGATTTTTTATGGGTGACCTTAGTCTCATCTCTTCTAGAAAATCAACTGGGCAGGGTTGATCAACCACTTGTGCCAACTTTTTTTTTTCAGAAAGTACTAACTGTCTTCTGAGCTGTAACCTTAAATGAAGCATATCAATGAACAAGTGTGCTGTTTAACAGCATCCGATTGGCCTTAATTTCTACCAACATAAGAATCAGTCAAACAGTTTATATGAGCCAGTTGTTTCGAACTACTTTCAGTCCAATCGATTATCAACGACGTACCAGCCATTACACGTGTCTTCACACTAACCAAGTTCCAGAAAGTCGTCACTGCAGCAGCTGCAACAAGTTTCTTGCGGGGACAGGACTTCCATGCATTCAGAATCCGGGCATTCAAACCTTCAACTGACAAAATACAACTTATGActccttgctccattaaaaggtAATTTCAGCAGTAAATTGTACAAGCTGCCTACCTTTTTCATGAATATGACTTGAATAGCAGCTATAGAGTCTTGGGAGTGTAAAACAACCAAAGAATCCTGTAAATTTTCATTAAACACAAGATGATACAAAGGTGAAGTCATGCACGCGTTTGACTGCTCTTTGCCATGCAATCATACCTGTTGCTAGAAGCCTCCATACTGTGAACAGATGGCCATACTTAGCACCAAATAGAAGAACAGGAAACACCTGATATTTAAGGAATCAGAGGCCTCAGAATTGCTCAAAGAAAATGCGTGTACTCTGAAGAAAACAGAGCGTGGAATCAAAATGTAAGGCTTACTTTCAGAGTCATGGATGGATCACCAGAGAAGATCACTCGGGACATAGATATGAGAGAGTTAGCAATTGGCAGGACAGCTCGGCCAACCCGGAGCACATCTTCCTCAGTCAACTGGAAACTCCTTACTTGTTCAGTGTTCTGCCTGTTACAGCTTTGAAATAAACATGATTTCACAGATAGCAAGGAAAATTGACACTGTTACCTAGCTCAAGAGAGAACATTATTATATTGTACCTCTGAGGAATGGAATCTTTGAAGAAAGCTAAGACCAACGTCACAACACCAAAATGGCAAAGTATCTTGATTGGACTGCAAAGTAGAGGGCAATATTCAAATGGCAAACTATAAATATGTACAATAAAATTAGGTTAGGGCCATTGGATACTTGTCAGTGTTCAGGAAAATACCATTGCAAACAAACCAATTTCGCTAGGGACAGCATATAGGCCGAAATAGTGAAACGTGACATTGTCGTTATGGTTTTGGGCATTAGCATGAGATTTATTTCTTGATAATAGTATACTTATCCTTGCCTTCCTACTTCCATATTTCTCCTCTCTTTCTCACTTTGCTCTCAGTCTACATCGCCAACCAATGGGCCCAAGCTCTGTCATGAACTGTCTTTACCCTTATCTGGCCCTCGTCGCCCATATGTGGCACTGGTACCCCTGCTTCACCACTGAGTGAAAACAGAGTGCACAGAGGGGCAGGGGATTCCAGCAAGCAGCAGCAGCATGTTTCAGGACTTCAAGGTGCCACTCGTTT belongs to Triticum urartu cultivar G1812 chromosome 7, Tu2.1, whole genome shotgun sequence and includes:
- the LOC125523453 gene encoding uncharacterized protein LOC125523453; translated protein: MDMEMERMMGCQIPAFGLWNYCSDLPITQYFDLAMQARLLKRHRRCCDAGGGLVLFGASPSPRKPPQIKVIRREVGEKQSDGGELGGGVTGRAAAAGATKRVAAAGAVDEDLYKVPRPLAYQKPRKMRKVVWSLWIGCLGLDCIA